In the Geobacter sp. FeAm09 genome, one interval contains:
- the gatB gene encoding Asp-tRNA(Asn)/Glu-tRNA(Gln) amidotransferase subunit GatB, producing MKFQPVIGLEVHAQLKTGSKIFCGCSTTFGSEPNSQTCPVCLGLPGALPVLNKKVVEFAIRAGLATNCTIAHHSVFARKNYFYPDLPKGYQISQFEEPICRRGWLDIQLEGEEPKRIGITRIHMEEDAGKLVHGDVPGLEDGSGVDLNRACTPLLEIVSEPDLRSSDEAVAYLKQLHRIVTWLGICDGNMEEGSFRCDANVSVMPVGSDTLGTRAEIKNVNSFKFVKQAIEYEIQRQIDLIEDGGSVVQETRLFDPNSGTTRSMRSKEEAHDYRYFPDPDLVPLVIGADWVQRAQQELPELPEHRQQRFITELELPEYDALVLTASRELADYFEECVAFHHNAKAVSNWLMGEVTRALNDSGTAIAACPVIPRQLAELITLIDSGAISGKIAKTVFEEMWKNGGDPQAIVEKQGLAQVSDTGAIEAVIDGIIAANAAQVEEYRGGKEKVFGFFVGQVMKASKGKANPAVVNELLLAKLKG from the coding sequence ATGAAATTCCAGCCCGTTATCGGCCTTGAGGTCCATGCCCAACTCAAGACCGGGTCAAAGATCTTTTGCGGTTGTTCCACGACCTTCGGTTCCGAGCCCAACTCCCAGACCTGCCCGGTCTGCCTGGGGCTGCCGGGCGCCTTGCCGGTGCTGAACAAGAAGGTGGTCGAATTCGCCATCAGGGCCGGGCTGGCCACCAATTGCACCATTGCCCACCACAGCGTCTTTGCCCGCAAGAACTACTTTTATCCCGACCTCCCCAAGGGGTACCAGATCAGCCAGTTCGAGGAGCCGATCTGCCGCAGGGGGTGGCTCGATATCCAACTGGAAGGGGAGGAGCCAAAGCGCATCGGCATCACCCGCATCCACATGGAAGAGGATGCGGGCAAGCTGGTCCACGGCGATGTCCCCGGCCTGGAGGATGGCTCCGGGGTTGACCTGAACCGGGCCTGTACGCCGCTTCTGGAGATCGTCTCCGAGCCGGACCTGCGCTCGTCGGACGAGGCGGTGGCCTACCTGAAGCAGTTGCACCGCATCGTGACCTGGCTGGGGATCTGCGACGGCAACATGGAGGAGGGGAGCTTCCGCTGCGACGCGAACGTCTCGGTCATGCCGGTCGGTTCCGATACCCTGGGCACCCGGGCCGAGATCAAGAACGTCAACTCGTTCAAGTTCGTGAAGCAGGCCATCGAGTACGAGATCCAGCGCCAGATCGACCTGATCGAGGATGGCGGCAGCGTGGTCCAGGAGACGCGCCTGTTCGATCCGAACAGCGGGACGACCCGTTCCATGCGCAGCAAGGAAGAGGCCCACGACTACCGCTATTTCCCCGACCCCGACCTGGTGCCGCTGGTCATCGGCGCCGATTGGGTGCAGCGGGCGCAGCAGGAATTGCCGGAACTCCCGGAGCATCGGCAGCAGCGCTTCATCACCGAGCTGGAGCTGCCGGAGTACGATGCGCTGGTGCTCACCGCCAGCCGGGAACTGGCCGATTATTTCGAAGAGTGCGTGGCCTTTCACCACAACGCCAAGGCCGTGTCCAACTGGCTGATGGGCGAGGTGACCCGGGCGCTCAACGATTCGGGGACGGCCATCGCCGCGTGTCCCGTCATCCCGCGCCAGTTGGCCGAGCTGATCACGTTGATCGACAGCGGCGCCATTTCGGGCAAGATCGCCAAGACGGTCTTCGAGGAGATGTGGAAAAACGGCGGAGACCCCCAGGCGATCGTGGAGAAGCAGGGATTGGCCCAGGTTTCCGACACCGGCGCCATCGAAGCCGTCATCGACGGGATCATCGCCGCCAACGCCGCCCAGGTGGAGGAGTACCGGGGGGGCAAGGAAAAGGTGTTCGGCTTCTTCGTCGGGCAGGTCATGAAGGCCAGCAAGGGCAAGGCCAACCCGGCGGTGGTGAACGAACTCCTCCTGGCCAAACTCAAGGGATGA
- the rimO gene encoding 30S ribosomal protein S12 methylthiotransferase RimO, protein MVSLGCPKNLVDAEVMLGVLAKDEYEITTDEKDADVIIVNTCSFIKEAKQESIDAILDLAERKHDGRCHTLIVSGCLPQRYQEELANDLPEVDIFIGTGDYPRIAEILAEKKDSDGQLRYVGDPDYIYDETLPRLNSSPAWYSYLKIGEGCSNCCSYCVIPQLRGAYRSRPLDALVAEAERLAARGVKEINVISQDVTRYGSDLDDGSTLETLLRRLAAIEGIRWIRLLYAYPDGITDGLIELIRDEPKICKYLDIPIQHIADQVLKRMNRRSSEAQIRNLIATLRREIPGIALRTSLIVGFPGETVDDFASLMQFVEQTQFDRLGVFCYSREENTPAAAMPDQVSERVKRERCRKLMRTQARLSFRRNRALIGTTEQVIVEGYSEETELLLRGRSSRQAPDIDGQVYITAGTAEVGDIVSLKVTDSSDYDLIGEIVV, encoded by the coding sequence ATGGTCAGCCTGGGCTGCCCCAAGAACCTGGTGGATGCCGAGGTCATGCTCGGTGTGCTTGCCAAGGATGAGTACGAGATCACGACCGACGAAAAGGATGCGGACGTGATCATCGTCAACACCTGCTCGTTCATCAAGGAAGCCAAGCAGGAGAGCATCGACGCCATCCTGGACCTGGCGGAACGCAAACACGACGGGCGCTGCCACACCCTGATCGTCTCCGGCTGCCTGCCGCAACGGTATCAGGAGGAGCTGGCCAACGATCTGCCCGAGGTGGATATCTTCATCGGCACCGGCGATTACCCCCGCATTGCCGAGATCCTGGCGGAGAAAAAGGATTCGGACGGCCAGCTGCGCTACGTGGGCGACCCGGACTACATCTACGACGAAACCCTGCCGCGCCTCAACTCCTCGCCGGCATGGTATTCCTACCTCAAGATCGGCGAAGGCTGCTCCAATTGCTGCTCATACTGCGTGATCCCCCAGTTGCGGGGCGCCTACCGGTCCCGCCCGCTGGATGCGCTGGTGGCCGAGGCGGAACGGCTGGCCGCCCGCGGGGTCAAGGAGATCAACGTCATCTCCCAGGATGTCACCCGTTACGGCAGCGACCTGGACGACGGCTCCACTCTGGAGACGCTGCTGCGCCGGTTGGCGGCCATCGAAGGGATTCGCTGGATCCGCCTTCTGTACGCGTATCCCGACGGCATCACCGACGGCCTGATCGAGCTGATCCGTGACGAGCCCAAGATCTGCAAGTACCTGGACATTCCGATCCAGCACATCGCCGACCAGGTCCTCAAGCGGATGAACCGCCGGAGCAGCGAGGCGCAGATCCGCAACCTGATCGCCACGCTGCGCCGGGAGATCCCCGGCATCGCGCTGCGCACCTCGCTGATCGTCGGGTTCCCCGGGGAGACGGTGGACGACTTCGCCAGCCTCATGCAGTTCGTCGAGCAGACGCAGTTCGATCGCCTGGGGGTCTTCTGCTACTCGCGGGAAGAGAATACGCCGGCCGCCGCCATGCCGGACCAGGTCTCGGAGCGGGTCAAGCGCGAGCGCTGCCGCAAGCTGATGCGGACCCAGGCACGGCTGTCGTTCCGCCGCAACCGGGCCCTCATCGGCACCACGGAGCAGGTCATCGTGGAGGGGTACAGCGAAGAAACCGAACTGCTCCTCAGGGGGCGTTCGTCGCGCCAGGCGCCGGATATCGACGGGCAGGTCTACATCACCGCCGGAACCGCCGAGGTGGGCGACATCGTTTCCCTCAAGGTCACGGACTCGTCGGATTACGACCTGATCGGCGAAATAGTCGTTTGA
- a CDS encoding DUF362 domain-containing protein: MEKVSLAQCNDYDPARVREALISLLEPLGGMAAFVRPGERVLLKPNLLAAKPPEAAVTTHPVVVKAVADLVGEAGGRVMIGDSPGIGGFRKVADKSGISLAARESGAELVEFDETVELNGAGTFRRIAIARAYWEADKVINLPKLKTHEMMTMTCAVKNLFGVVVGTEKPAWHLRAGQSREQFARLLLEIYLLKKPALNIVDAIVAMEGNGPGSGDPIGLGALLAGVNPVAVDTVAGRLAGIAAELLPVEREAARMGLTGTDMGELELAGAPLDRFGGKRFRLPTGLDVQFGLPAFIKNGLRRHLLSFPVADARRCVLCGICRDACPPEAIQIKNSSLAVNQRSCIRCWCCRELCPHDAMQVRRGVLLRIATAFSRSRGKRR, encoded by the coding sequence ATGGAAAAAGTAAGCCTCGCCCAGTGCAACGACTATGACCCCGCCCGGGTACGGGAGGCGCTGATCTCGCTCCTGGAACCTCTGGGCGGCATGGCGGCCTTCGTCCGGCCGGGGGAGCGGGTGCTGCTCAAACCGAACCTGCTGGCCGCCAAGCCCCCGGAAGCGGCGGTCACCACCCACCCTGTTGTCGTGAAGGCGGTCGCGGACCTGGTCGGGGAGGCGGGGGGCAGGGTCATGATCGGCGACAGCCCCGGCATCGGCGGGTTCCGCAAGGTGGCCGACAAAAGCGGCATCAGCCTGGCGGCGCGCGAGAGCGGCGCCGAACTGGTCGAGTTCGACGAGACCGTCGAACTCAACGGTGCGGGGACCTTCCGCCGCATCGCCATAGCGCGCGCCTACTGGGAGGCCGACAAGGTCATCAACCTGCCCAAGCTGAAGACCCACGAGATGATGACCATGACCTGCGCGGTGAAGAACCTCTTCGGCGTGGTGGTGGGGACGGAAAAACCGGCGTGGCACCTGAGGGCCGGGCAATCGCGCGAGCAGTTCGCCCGGCTGTTGCTGGAGATATACCTGCTGAAAAAACCGGCCCTGAACATTGTGGACGCCATCGTGGCCATGGAGGGGAACGGACCGGGGAGCGGCGACCCGATCGGCCTTGGGGCGTTGCTCGCCGGCGTCAACCCGGTGGCGGTGGACACGGTGGCCGGCCGCCTGGCCGGGATAGCCGCCGAGCTGCTGCCTGTGGAGCGGGAGGCGGCGCGCATGGGGCTGACGGGGACGGACATGGGCGAACTGGAGCTTGCCGGCGCGCCCCTCGACCGGTTCGGCGGAAAACGGTTCAGGCTCCCCACCGGCCTGGATGTGCAATTCGGCCTGCCGGCCTTCATCAAGAACGGCCTCAGGCGCCACCTGCTGTCGTTCCCCGTGGCCGACGCCCGCCGCTGCGTGCTGTGCGGCATCTGCCGGGACGCCTGCCCGCCGGAAGCCATACAAATAAAAAACAGCTCCCTGGCGGTCAACCAAAGGAGCTGTATTCGTTGCTGGTGCTGCCGTGAACTGTGTCCCCACGACGCCATGCAGGTGCGGCGGGGGGTGCTGCTGAGGATTGCAACGGCCTTCAGCCGTTCACGGGGGAAACGGCGCTAG
- a CDS encoding outer membrane lipoprotein carrier protein LolA, translating to MIRWLACSLTLLLVLVWTPLQAADKPAALKDVIGALEKGYAGLQDVHADFSQRTLIAGVGREQKGSGELFLKRPASSAAMFRFNYAKPKQQIVSNGRQVWFYLPENRQVMVSSVADMFKGGNAIALSYLTGLGHVTRDFTVSFAREQRDKNGNYQLELVPKKPTTVLARLQLTVSAEAVERFLRQGNVQDLFPVRASVVHDAAGNQTRIDYSRVRVNKGLDNGTFTFKVPAGVEVVKP from the coding sequence ATGATACGCTGGCTGGCATGCAGTTTGACGCTTTTGCTGGTTTTGGTCTGGACACCGCTGCAGGCTGCCGACAAGCCCGCCGCTCTCAAGGACGTGATCGGGGCGCTGGAAAAGGGGTACGCAGGGCTGCAGGACGTTCACGCCGATTTTTCCCAACGGACGCTTATCGCCGGGGTCGGCCGCGAACAGAAGGGCAGCGGCGAGCTGTTCCTGAAACGGCCCGCTTCGAGCGCCGCCATGTTCCGCTTCAATTATGCCAAACCCAAGCAGCAGATCGTCTCCAACGGCAGGCAGGTCTGGTTCTATCTGCCCGAAAACCGGCAGGTGATGGTCAGCTCCGTGGCCGACATGTTCAAGGGGGGCAATGCCATTGCGCTCTCCTACCTGACCGGCCTGGGGCATGTGACGCGGGATTTTACCGTTTCCTTCGCCAGGGAGCAGCGTGACAAAAACGGCAACTACCAGTTGGAACTGGTCCCCAAAAAGCCGACGACGGTTCTGGCGCGGCTCCAGTTGACGGTTTCGGCCGAGGCGGTGGAGCGTTTTCTGCGCCAGGGGAACGTGCAGGACCTCTTCCCGGTGCGGGCTTCGGTCGTGCACGATGCCGCCGGCAACCAGACCCGCATCGACTACAGCCGCGTCAGGGTCAACAAAGGGCTCGACAACGGCACGTTCACCTTCAAGGTCCCCGCAGGGGTCGAGGTCGTCAAACCGTAA
- a CDS encoding response regulator, whose amino-acid sequence MSNATVMIVDDALFMRNNLGTILRDKGCTVVAEAASGIETMKKLHDCDPDIIFLDIILPDANGIQLLDFILKMKPRAKVVLCSAIGQEAIVRKGLDQGARYFVQKPFSPEKIAEALKSLGE is encoded by the coding sequence ATGAGCAATGCTACGGTGATGATCGTCGATGACGCCCTTTTCATGCGCAACAATCTCGGCACCATCCTGCGGGACAAGGGCTGCACCGTTGTGGCCGAGGCGGCCAGCGGCATCGAGACCATGAAAAAGCTCCACGACTGCGATCCGGACATCATCTTTCTGGATATCATCCTGCCCGATGCCAACGGCATCCAACTGCTGGACTTCATTCTCAAGATGAAGCCGCGGGCCAAGGTGGTCCTCTGCTCGGCCATCGGCCAGGAGGCGATCGTCAGGAAGGGGCTGGACCAGGGGGCCCGGTACTTTGTCCAGAAGCCCTTCAGTCCGGAAAAGATCGCGGAAGCGCTGAAAAGCCTGGGGGAATGA
- a CDS encoding diguanylate cyclase — MSPSLLHNDISLLYVEDDQITRDTVSRLLMRAVGTVYVAADGREGLAMYRAHLPDVVVTDIRMPVMNGMEMVHEIRRIRPDCPVIVLTAFSDTEYLLDCVSIGINHYIGKPVDVAKLMEAVTQCCEYVNLKRRLKKQDESLNLLSQAMEQAPTSVLITDLNGTIEYVNATFTKMTGYRAGEVVGRNPRIFKSELNPPELYRDLWSSISAGEEWECELANRRKDGTVYWELAKFCPLRDSGGGVIKYLKVSQDITERKHYEENLRYLSTHDSLTNLYNRAYFEAEMSRLAASRDFPVSIVIADIDGLKMINDTYGHDEGDRLIRMAAESLLSAFRAGDVVSRIGGDEFAVLLPRTDQETAQAAVRRIVQGEFRPRREKNGYSRGLSLGVATAHDASELCASLKMADRRMYQDKYDKKGRLAEQPRGEDDGIAGD; from the coding sequence ATGTCGCCATCGCTGCTCCATAACGACATCTCGCTGCTCTATGTCGAGGACGACCAGATCACCCGGGACACGGTTTCGCGCCTGCTCATGCGCGCGGTCGGCACCGTGTACGTGGCCGCCGACGGCAGGGAGGGGCTCGCCATGTACCGGGCCCATCTCCCCGATGTGGTGGTGACCGACATCAGGATGCCGGTCATGAACGGCATGGAGATGGTGCACGAGATCCGCCGCATCCGGCCCGATTGCCCCGTCATCGTCCTGACGGCGTTCAGCGATACCGAATATCTGCTGGACTGCGTCTCCATCGGCATCAACCACTACATCGGGAAGCCGGTGGATGTTGCCAAGCTCATGGAGGCCGTGACGCAATGCTGCGAGTACGTCAACCTGAAGCGCCGCCTCAAAAAACAGGACGAGTCCCTCAACCTGCTTTCCCAGGCCATGGAGCAGGCGCCCACCTCGGTTCTCATTACGGACTTGAACGGCACCATCGAATATGTCAATGCCACCTTCACCAAGATGACCGGGTACCGCGCAGGGGAGGTCGTCGGCCGCAACCCCCGCATCTTCAAGTCGGAACTCAATCCCCCCGAGCTGTACCGGGACCTCTGGAGCAGCATCAGTGCCGGAGAGGAGTGGGAGTGCGAGCTGGCCAACCGCCGCAAGGACGGCACGGTCTATTGGGAACTGGCGAAGTTTTGCCCGTTGCGCGATTCCGGGGGTGGCGTCATCAAGTATCTCAAGGTATCCCAGGATATTACCGAGCGCAAGCACTATGAAGAGAACCTGCGCTATCTCAGCACCCATGACTCGCTCACCAATCTCTACAACAGGGCCTATTTCGAGGCCGAGATGAGCCGGCTGGCGGCCAGCCGGGATTTCCCGGTCAGCATCGTCATCGCCGATATCGACGGCCTCAAGATGATCAACGACACCTACGGCCACGACGAAGGGGACCGGCTGATCCGCATGGCGGCCGAATCGCTCCTGTCGGCCTTCCGGGCCGGCGACGTGGTTTCCCGCATCGGCGGGGACGAATTCGCCGTGCTGCTGCCGCGCACCGACCAGGAAACCGCCCAGGCGGCGGTGCGGCGCATCGTCCAGGGGGAGTTCCGCCCGCGGCGGGAGAAGAACGGTTATTCGCGCGGCCTCTCCCTGGGGGTGGCCACCGCCCATGACGCGTCCGAGCTCTGCGCCTCGCTCAAGATGGCCGACCGGCGCATGTACCAGGACAAATACGACAAGAAGGGGCGCCTGGCGGAACAGCCCCGCGGCGAGGACGACGGCATTGCCGGAGATTAA
- the gatC gene encoding Asp-tRNA(Asn)/Glu-tRNA(Gln) amidotransferase subunit GatC — protein sequence MKISVADVEYVARLARLELSAAETDLFAGQMDAILGYVEKLNELDTADIRPTSHAVPVENAFREDATQPSIGVAQALANAPDRADNFYRVPKVIE from the coding sequence ATGAAAATATCGGTTGCCGACGTTGAGTATGTGGCCCGCCTGGCCCGCCTGGAGTTGAGCGCGGCTGAAACGGACCTCTTTGCCGGGCAGATGGATGCGATTCTCGGCTATGTGGAAAAGCTGAACGAATTGGACACCGCCGACATCCGTCCCACCTCCCATGCCGTTCCGGTGGAAAACGCCTTCCGCGAGGATGCCACCCAGCCTTCCATCGGTGTCGCACAGGCCCTTGCCAATGCTCCGGACCGGGCGGACAACTTCTACCGCGTGCCGAAGGTCATCGAATGA
- the gatA gene encoding Asp-tRNA(Asn)/Glu-tRNA(Gln) amidotransferase subunit GatA produces the protein MDIFELTIHELHGKLKARQVSSVEATRAMLERIESVEPRVGSFITRTPESALAEAEAADRRIASGDGHVLTGIPLALKDIFLTEGIRTTCGSRILDNFIPPYSATAWERLRDSGCVLVGKLNQDEFAMGSSNESSAFGVTRNPWDTTRIPGGSSGGSAAAIAARQATATLGTDTGGSIRQPASHCGCVGLKPTYGRVSRYGVIAYASSLDQVGPITRDVTDCAIMLGAVAGYDPKDSTSVNTPVPDYTAALTGDVKGLKIGLPKEYFIDGLDRDVQAAMDQAIETYRRLGAEFVDISLPHTDYAVATYYLIATAEASSNLARYDGVRFGHRSDRAEGLIDMMTKSRSEGFGAEVKRRIMLGTYALSSGYYDAYYVKAQKVRTLIMGDFTRAFGDVDVVLTPVAPTPAFRIGEKVDDPLQMYLSDIFTIPVNLAGTCAMSVPAGFSASGLPIGLQLIGRPFDEETILRAGHAFEQATEWHTRKAEI, from the coding sequence ATGGATATTTTTGAGCTTACCATCCATGAACTGCACGGGAAGCTGAAAGCGCGCCAGGTGTCCTCCGTCGAAGCGACCCGGGCCATGCTGGAGCGCATCGAGTCGGTCGAGCCCCGGGTCGGTTCATTCATCACCCGGACCCCCGAGTCGGCCCTGGCCGAGGCGGAGGCCGCCGACCGGCGCATCGCTTCCGGCGATGGCCACGTGCTCACGGGGATTCCCCTGGCCCTCAAGGACATCTTTCTGACCGAAGGTATCCGCACTACCTGCGGTTCGCGCATCCTCGACAATTTCATCCCCCCCTACAGCGCCACCGCGTGGGAACGGCTGCGCGACAGCGGCTGCGTCCTCGTGGGCAAGCTCAACCAGGACGAATTCGCCATGGGGTCGTCCAACGAATCCAGCGCCTTCGGCGTCACCCGCAACCCGTGGGATACCACCCGCATCCCGGGGGGCTCGTCCGGCGGTTCGGCGGCGGCCATCGCCGCCCGCCAGGCCACGGCGACCCTGGGGACCGATACCGGCGGCTCCATCCGCCAGCCCGCCTCCCACTGCGGCTGCGTCGGCCTCAAGCCGACCTATGGCCGGGTCTCGCGCTACGGGGTGATCGCCTACGCGTCCTCCCTCGACCAGGTCGGCCCGATCACGCGGGACGTGACCGATTGCGCCATCATGCTGGGGGCGGTCGCCGGCTACGACCCCAAGGACTCCACCAGCGTCAACACGCCGGTGCCCGATTACACGGCCGCCCTGACCGGCGACGTCAAGGGCCTGAAAATCGGCCTGCCCAAGGAGTACTTTATCGACGGCCTCGATCGGGACGTGCAGGCGGCCATGGACCAGGCCATCGAGACCTACCGCCGCCTGGGGGCGGAGTTCGTCGACATATCCCTGCCCCACACCGACTACGCCGTGGCGACCTATTACCTGATCGCCACCGCCGAGGCCAGCTCCAACCTGGCCCGCTACGACGGCGTCCGTTTCGGGCATCGCAGCGACCGGGCCGAAGGGCTGATCGACATGATGACCAAGAGCCGCAGCGAAGGGTTCGGGGCCGAGGTCAAGCGCCGCATCATGCTGGGCACCTATGCCCTCTCCTCCGGTTACTACGACGCTTATTACGTCAAGGCCCAGAAGGTGCGCACCCTGATCATGGGCGATTTCACCCGCGCCTTCGGGGATGTGGACGTGGTCCTGACCCCGGTGGCGCCGACGCCGGCCTTCAGGATCGGCGAGAAGGTCGATGACCCGTTGCAGATGTACCTGTCGGACATCTTCACCATTCCGGTCAACCTGGCCGGCACCTGCGCCATGTCCGTTCCGGCCGGCTTCTCCGCCTCCGGCCTCCCCATCGGCCTGCAGCTGATCGGCAGGCCCTTCGACGAGGAGACCATCCTGCGCGCGGGCCACGCCTTCGAACAGGCCACGGAGTGGCATACGCGGAAGGCTGAGATTTAA
- a CDS encoding TraR/DksA family transcriptional regulator, whose translation MATKPAKKKWQEIREILQQMKQDTLREISKTVKSGAETTVSGEPSGDIYDQASSERDRELGLLLGDREREKLHSIDEALLRIDEGEYGICEECEEEIPLGRLKAMPFARHCVKCKSDLEKLQAQTKRFEEDRAYREIPLGGEEEDA comes from the coding sequence ATGGCCACGAAACCGGCAAAAAAGAAATGGCAGGAAATCAGGGAAATCCTTCAACAAATGAAGCAGGATACCCTGCGGGAAATATCCAAGACCGTCAAGAGCGGCGCCGAAACCACGGTTTCCGGCGAGCCGAGCGGCGACATCTATGACCAGGCGTCATCGGAGCGGGACCGGGAGCTCGGGCTGCTCTTGGGGGACCGGGAACGGGAAAAGCTGCACAGCATCGACGAGGCCCTCCTCAGGATCGACGAGGGGGAATACGGCATCTGCGAGGAATGCGAAGAGGAAATCCCCCTGGGGCGGCTCAAGGCCATGCCGTTCGCGCGTCATTGCGTCAAGTGCAAATCCGATCTGGAGAAGCTGCAGGCCCAGACCAAGCGTTTCGAGGAGGACCGCGCCTATCGCGAGATCCCGCTCGGCGGCGAGGAAGAGGACGCCTAG
- a CDS encoding chemotaxis protein CheA produces MDMSQYRDLFISESRGHIQVFNELIVRLEDGAADQAAIDELFRHAHSLKGMAATMEYQTIADLAHGMEDLLSKVRSGAFGFSPGLADLLLQGNDTLAAMISAIETGDERLPDAAGLVTRLAGFDPAGTPATPPPAVTTDAEPGTAGRERAEAAPEHQPRHADSFKSVRVRTETLDRLVTITGELITTRYRLADRALRCEGAELAEPLTRLSALLRELRDEVFQARMLPFSFVADRFPRLVRDLSRKQGKEVLFRVEGKEIELDRGILEEISEPLVHILRNAVDHGMEPPEERVAAGKPGLGTIRIVVTRDKDCVTIVVSDDGRGMDPARLAGKAVARGMLSREQADALTRHEALMLICAPGFSTAETVSDISGRGVGMDAVRAAMHALGGGLAIESEAGRGSRFLLRLPISVSIIHALLVECGPLTLSFPVNAVARTIEVRREEIFEEREQSFFLLDGRQVPLRSLNRLLGQAPSPAAREFVPTVVVEAGGMMVGLAADRLLGQREIFVKPLGIPLSRVTGLTGGAITGDGRIVYVVDAAALV; encoded by the coding sequence ATGGACATGTCCCAATACCGGGATTTGTTCATCTCTGAATCCAGGGGGCATATCCAGGTATTCAACGAACTGATCGTCAGGCTTGAGGATGGCGCCGCCGACCAGGCCGCCATCGACGAGCTGTTCCGCCATGCCCATTCCTTGAAGGGGATGGCCGCCACCATGGAGTACCAGACCATCGCCGACCTCGCCCACGGCATGGAAGACCTGCTGAGCAAGGTGCGCAGCGGCGCGTTCGGCTTCAGCCCGGGCCTGGCCGATCTCCTGCTGCAGGGGAACGATACCCTCGCCGCCATGATCTCGGCCATCGAGACCGGTGACGAGCGCTTGCCGGATGCCGCCGGCCTGGTCACCCGGCTGGCCGGCTTCGACCCCGCCGGCACTCCCGCCACCCCCCCGCCGGCCGTCACCACGGATGCCGAACCGGGAACCGCCGGCCGCGAGCGGGCCGAGGCGGCCCCCGAGCACCAGCCCCGGCATGCCGATTCCTTCAAGAGCGTCCGCGTCAGGACCGAGACCCTGGACCGCCTGGTCACCATCACCGGCGAACTGATCACCACCCGCTACCGCCTGGCCGACCGTGCGCTGCGCTGCGAGGGCGCAGAGCTGGCAGAGCCGCTCACCCGGCTTTCCGCGCTGCTGCGGGAACTGCGGGACGAAGTGTTCCAGGCCCGCATGCTCCCCTTTTCCTTTGTCGCCGATCGTTTCCCCCGGCTGGTGCGCGACCTGTCCCGCAAGCAGGGCAAGGAGGTCCTTTTCCGGGTGGAGGGGAAAGAGATCGAGCTGGACCGGGGCATTCTCGAAGAAATCAGCGAGCCGCTGGTGCATATCCTGCGCAATGCCGTGGATCACGGCATGGAACCGCCCGAAGAGCGGGTCGCGGCCGGCAAGCCCGGCCTCGGCACGATTCGCATCGTCGTGACCCGCGACAAGGATTGCGTGACGATCGTGGTCAGCGACGACGGCCGGGGCATGGACCCGGCACGGCTCGCCGGCAAGGCGGTGGCGCGGGGCATGCTCAGCCGGGAACAGGCCGATGCCCTGACGCGGCATGAGGCGCTCATGCTGATCTGCGCCCCCGGTTTTTCCACGGCGGAAACCGTCAGCGACATTTCGGGGCGGGGCGTCGGCATGGACGCCGTCAGGGCCGCCATGCACGCCCTGGGGGGAGGGCTCGCCATCGAATCGGAGGCGGGCCGGGGCAGCCGTTTCCTGCTGCGCCTCCCCATCTCGGTTTCCATCATCCACGCCCTGCTGGTGGAGTGCGGGCCCCTGACGCTCTCGTTTCCGGTCAATGCCGTCGCGCGCACCATCGAGGTCAGGCGGGAGGAGATCTTCGAGGAGCGGGAGCAGTCCTTTTTCCTGCTCGATGGCCGGCAGGTCCCCCTCAGGAGCCTCAATCGCCTGCTCGGGCAGGCACCGTCGCCCGCTGCCCGGGAGTTTGTCCCGACGGTCGTGGTCGAGGCGGGCGGCATGATGGTGGGGCTGGCCGCAGACCGCCTGCTCGGCCAGCGGGAGATCTTCGTGAAGCCGCTCGGCATTCCGTTGAGCCGCGTCACGGGGCTTACCGGCGGGGCCATCACGGGAGACGGCCGCATCGTGTACGTCGTGGATGCCGCTGCGCTGGTATAG